The genomic region gttaaacaaatcaataattaaacattttaGTCTATACTCATTATCTAAATACCCATTTGTTTTAGACATTGTTTCCAAGTCAATTATGAAAGTTTCATGCATAAAAAAAGAGTGCTGAAAAATCTCAGCTCAGGAAATTATCAGATGGAGACAACATGTGATTATCTTTTACAATAATGCATGATGACCagatataaaaatgaaaagcttaataaataaaatgctgAAAGTAatagaatttgtaaaaaaaggaATGGCATTATGTTTCACAGCCATGGCCACCTCAACTTTTTATTTGCATCTATTTTTGGCATATTTCCAATCAGAGTTGAAATGAACAGGAACCATAGTTGAAGTGCATTACTAATGAGaatgttcttttattttcccGCATCAAGTATCATGACTGGTTTGTGCAATGCACGACAAAAAGATCCACCTAAAAATTTGTCTggcaaaaaagaaggaaatgttTATGCTTAAGGACATGATTACATGATAAAGCAAAGGTGTGGCTACTTGGTTTCTGCATACAAATTCTTACATGGACATGAAGTTGGGAAACTGACaatatgaaacaaaaatgaaaaaaaaaaaaacgcatgGTCCCCTTGCCCATGTTGTTATCCTTTTCTCCTACAGATTTAAAGTTGTCACTGATGcacaaaagaataaagaaagctAGTTATTGCATGAGAAGCAAGatctattatttttatgtttgtcTCCTATATCTAAAGCTCATATAGATAGCCTAATTAAGGTCAACTAGATGGTATCCCGCGCGATGCGCGGACtactttacaatttcatttgaaatcatttttatgtatattaaaatCTACATATAatacttaatatttattttgttttgttgtataatatttatgtcaacccacaatattgttaaattttttgaaacttgatttttttaattcataatttattttaaaaaattgtataacattGTAAGATTATAATATCTTATAATATTTACCGTTaaaagtagattttatttttcaaactgaTTAAATGATTGTGAAATCtacaaataagaatttaaaatataaaatacttttatatcctaaaattacataaatttaagcaACTTACCAAATACTTTCTCAATGACTCTATTCTCACAATCAAATATGGAGACCTTGATCATAAACACCCAATTAATTATCTCAATGGAATTAAGGAAATCATTTGTAAGTATCAACATAAAGAGAAcgtgattaaacaaaaaaaaattttgctaaaaacacattcatttattaaaattcaattgaCTTTAGTTGGGTTCtatatcctttaaaaaaagcGAAAAATACTTTTAAGTCACCAtcgatttttgtttttaccacTATGGCTACATACaaaaaaacctacaaattatgaattctaacaggaaaaaaaaaaaaaaaaaaaaaaaaaaaaaaaaaaaaaaaaagctaacttcgtaaataatcaattagaaggtttatttttctttttctttagttctagaataaaatacatttatagctttcccaaaccaaaatcacaaacactcAAAGACTCCAAGCGAATCATAACCTTCACAAAATCAATAATGCCTGACTTCAACATCAAAATCGTAAGCTACCTTCACTGAATAAAAAACGCAAGCTCCCTTCTTTGGTCATAGCCTACTCATACGGGTTACAATCATATGATACTGCAACGTTGGAGTTATGTAGATATCATTGAAAGGTTGAAGctaaatgacatcattttttgtcTAAGTGTATTTGATATAGGATGATATGAAAGGCTATGAACATGTGTATATAAAAGAGTAAAAGTGAAAAGGATGAATAAAACTGCAAagagttttttgtgtgtgtgagataTTGAAGGTCTTGAgacattgaaccaaatgaaataaatagtaatcttaaaacattaaatacaaaatataacaaaaattagtcttcaaacattgaaccaaaggaaataaagagtttctacttttaaatttgttcttatctctaatATGGCTTAAGAGTATCTCAATTCTCTTCATAGAGTGCGCCACATGACAGAACGTCATGCTCTCTCGCATGAGGTTCCTGCTTTTATATACATATTGAATATTGATGAATGGGGTAAAAATACCAAACTATACATATTTCAGTTGCAGCATCCCTGGGAAACATTAGCGAGTGCACAAGAAACTACTACAAGGGGCAGAATTCTTAATAACTCAaccaattgcaaaaaaatacatgaaaacaAGATCAAAGCACTATTATCTCATCTCTAAATCAAAAACAATGTGAACCTTATACAATGGGAAAGTAAAGGGAAGAAAGGAGTATAAACTTTTGCTAAGATTTACATATATTGAGTGAAAACATACGTTGAGACTGGATATAAAATGCACAAAAAGCTTGATAGAAACTAGAATGAAAACAATCGGGCCTACAAaagtttttataagaaatagAGTACATATATAACATGCCTAAATgcaaaaaattatgcatttccCTTTTCGAAAGTGGATGTAGAACAAGACAAATGCAATGcctttccattttcttcatTGATAAAGAATGACATAGCAACAGCGACGCTTCCATGCTTATTAAGATACTGCAAACTAGTTAATGGCTTATTTCTCACAAATCTATCCTCATTGAAAGAATTCAATAAGAAAACCGGGATATCTTATAATAATTTGGACTCAGAGTAGTAATGTAGAAGCTCAAGTTTCCTTGTCTTCAGCTACAACTTTTTAACATACTAGAGAGAAACATATAATTCTAATTGACCTTATATAAGAAAGGTTACAACAATATGATTTGTGAATGACAAATCCTTCTACAAACCAAATACACATTATCACAAATTTCAGAGATGAAAATTGAACTTCTTTGGAAGAAGGGCATACAAATGCCAGAGTTTTAGGCTTTTTTTAGCATTGCATACTAATGTGAAATTCCTAATAACTTCATATCTTTTGAAAGGTAGATATCTTCCAAGCAATGATTATGATTCACATTTGACTCTTAAACAAGTTGATCATTTCATGGGGCTCTAGACATTATGCTATTGAGTGTGCTAGGCCTTACCATTGAGCAATTTTCAGCTGACAGGGGCCGGATGGGTATTTGATGGAGCCACAATTGGAGATGAAGAGGCGTCCCTCTTCCTTCCACTGCCACTACTTACCAAATGCAGTTGTGAAATGCTTGGGAATGCATTTTTCTCATCAAACCCTTGATCATAGAGATACCCTTTAAATACATGGCCACTGATGCTCACAGTAGCCTGGTAGACAAACTCAGCTGCACCATCACTGATGGTAGTGACTCTGTGACACCTAAAAACCGCCGGTGCACAAACTTGGCCTGGTAAGGACTTTTTAAAACTTGCATCTGTGATTTAACTAAACCCAATTCAGTCAAGTGCCTCAgtttcacttataaaaaaattaaaataaaaaaggttccTCAATTCCATTAATAAGCAACTTAGAAATGCAGAGCATTAAGGCAGAGGAAAAGACAGAACCTTATAAAATCTATAATCCAGCAAAAACAAGTCATTCTGTTTAAAGGTTGCTTCTTACTTCAAGAAAATCCAAGTTAACTCTCTCAAGTTCATGTTACGACCACTTTCAAACACACAAAATTCCAgataaagggaaagagagaaatttgaATCAATTATTCAACAAACCAAACTCCTTTTTTGGATTActctaataattaaaaatcacTCCCCCTAACAGAGAAGAGGAATATGAAAAGGCATAGATAGAGTACAAGTAGAAAGCGTAAAGCTTGCATCTACTAGATTCTTTAAACCCAAGTCAGCTTTTGCAACAGTCCATTACCATATAACTTTGAAACATAGACAAAtcaaagagagagtgagaaagagagaaagagagaaagaaaagggtgAGTACCTTGATGTCTAGAGCTAATGTCAATACTCCTTGGAGTGGTAGCATTAGAAGTAGAAGCGTGAGAAGCACTGGTAACATTAAAATTTGGCACTACAACTCTTGTCCTTTTAACACCAGAAGAAGACCCAGAAGAACCACCACCAATAGTACTAGCACCACCCACCATTAACATCTTCCTCTCCCTTCTTCTAGCTGCAGGCACCCACGTGCTCCTCACGTGAGTAGAACAATCAAAACCACGAGTCTTACAACAAGTCCTACACCTCCTATGGCTACAATCCTTCTTGGCTCTATTCCCACAGTCCTTGCACACTCTCATACCATTCTCCACCATTTGCTCAGAATCATCATCTTCAGTAGTGTTGTTATTTACTCCATCTTTCTTGCCACAACTCTGTTCTTGGCCTCTCTTTAGGCTCCAATAATAGTTGGGGTTATTTGAGTTATTACCACAATCTTGGACACCATGATTAGAAGGTGGTGTAATGCATGGAGTGGCAGTGAGGAGCGGGAAAATCCCGAGGCTAACTCCAAGTGAAGCTGAGGAAGGTATGGGAAGGTTGGGATGGTGATCAGAGTTAATGGGTTGGTTTTGTTGGTGCATGGTTGGAGTTGGAGCTATGAGAACCAAGTCTCGGAGACCCAACATGCTTAGAAATGTGGTGAATGATAAGGTTTGTGAGTGTTGGttatatttagaataaaaatcaataatggTACTGGCGGTGGACAGAAATGGTAAGGGTGAAATAGGACTATATGCTCTAATAGGAGAAACAGAATGTGATCTGATCTGAGAATCTTTTTGATGTATGTGAATGAATATCTGAAGTAGTTTGGCAGtgagagttagagagagagagaatattatTAGGGAGCCGTTGATGGTGAGGTTGTTTTTGCTACCATTGCTCCAAGTACTGACACTGAAGTTGCACCTTTTAAAAAGTTCTTGGCTTGGTACAAGAATGATGATAATttgatgttttttatttttatttttttaattcatgaaAAAGGCGGTGATTTAATAGTAACTCGttatttatgtcatttttttgggggggggggggggggggggttttttttaatttttttttttataatcatccAATCATCCAATGTTAGATTAGCCTAATAAGAAGTGTAAATGGAAAGAACGTCTACCAAGATAACGTTATGAGTTGCTATATAATATTGGTTTAGTTTATCTTAATTTGTAGTAcggaatttttttatttttccaaagtGAAATCCCCTAATAGAGTGAGAAAGTGTTTTCGTTCATGTGATATAAAAAGTCATCGAATCTTAATGcatgtatttaatttatttggaaCTATTAGAGTAATATCTACTTTCTAAGGAATATAATTAAGTCAaagcaatattaaaaata from Castanea sativa cultivar Marrone di Chiusa Pesio chromosome 11, ASM4071231v1 harbors:
- the LOC142615366 gene encoding protein LATERAL ROOT PRIMORDIUM 1-like — translated: MLGLRDLVLIAPTPTMHQQNQPINSDHHPNLPIPSSASLGVSLGIFPLLTATPCITPPSNHGVQDCGNNSNNPNYYWSLKRGQEQSCGKKDGVNNNTTEDDDSEQMVENGMRVCKDCGNRAKKDCSHRRCRTCCKTRGFDCSTHVRSTWVPAARRRERKMLMVGGASTIGGGSSGSSSGVKRTRVVVPNFNVTSASHASTSNATTPRSIDISSRHQDASFKKSLPGQVCAPAVFRCHRVTTISDGAAEFVYQATVSISGHVFKGYLYDQGFDEKNAFPSISQLHLVSSGSGRKRDASSSPIVAPSNTHPAPVS